The DNA segment TCTCATCATTTAAAAGTAGATCATAATAATCATCTACCCCCTGAAATGTTAGTTGCCTGTTAACCCCGGTAAGTCCTGCATTATAAGATGCTGCTGCTAACGTCCAAGAACCTAATTTCTCTTTTGCATTTAATAGATATTTACATGCTGCTTCTGTAGATTTTTCTAAATGATAACGCTCATCTACAAGGTCGTTAATTTCTAAACCATATTGTTTTCCCGTTTCGGGCATAAACTGCCATACACCCCGTGCTCCAGCAGGTGAAACTGCATTCACCAATCCGCTTTCTGCAACAGCAAGATATTTAAAATCGTCAGGTACACCATTTTTCTTTAATATAGGTTCAATAATTGTAAAAGCCCTATTAGCACGTTTTATAATAATTTGAGTTGTAGCATGCAGGTTAGCATTTACAAGTAATTCTCTATCAAACCTTTCTTTTACATCGGCAACATCCAAAGGTGTAACCTCTCCTGCAAAATCAATTTTAGAAGGAAAATAAAAACTTGACACATTTTTTTCCTCCTCAATTTTTTCTGATGT comes from the Flavobacterium arcticum genome and includes:
- a CDS encoding lytic transglycosylase domain-containing protein — its product is MNYKKKDVMEWGKKVGVIASVVLVSGILINAVSTKTSEKIEEEKNVSSFYFPSKIDFAGEVTPLDVADVKERFDRELLVNANLHATTQIIIKRANRAFTIIEPILKKNGVPDDFKYLAVAESGLVNAVSPAGARGVWQFMPETGKQYGLEINDLVDERYHLEKSTEAACKYLLNAKEKLGSWTLAAASYNAGLTGVNRQLTFQGVDDYYDLLLNDETSRYVFRILALKQVMIDPSKYNFHLLPEDMYPVLPVKDVAVTSSISDLAVFAKEQGINYKILKIHNPWMRDRKLNVASGKEYNIEIPLSGY